One genomic window of Tatumella citrea includes the following:
- a CDS encoding nitroreductase gives MQNSDISLPAFLANRSSCRAFLPDPVKLSDVQIMLNAARSAPSGANLQPGAFHVYTGQPLSAMTEQLSHIVQTTPPEEELYSYFPQPMSAVLKQRQRDAGYALYQALGIEKRDIAGRRRQFDANYRFFDAPVGIVVTIQRDMGAGCFMDLGMALMNFFLTAGHLGYGCCGIGALANYGRHIHQLLQLPDEQLVVCGIALGKADTDAPVNQFRTRRAGLEEFTTLHGFSAQEAE, from the coding sequence ATGCAAAACTCAGATATTTCACTGCCGGCATTTCTGGCTAACCGCTCTTCCTGCCGCGCGTTTTTACCCGATCCTGTGAAACTGTCTGATGTGCAGATCATGCTGAACGCTGCACGCAGTGCTCCCAGTGGTGCCAACCTGCAACCTGGCGCGTTTCACGTCTATACCGGGCAGCCTCTGTCAGCAATGACTGAGCAGTTATCCCACATCGTACAGACAACTCCCCCGGAAGAAGAACTGTACAGTTACTTTCCACAACCCATGTCTGCTGTACTGAAACAACGGCAGCGTGATGCCGGTTATGCGCTTTATCAGGCGCTTGGTATCGAAAAACGCGATATTGCCGGACGGCGTCGTCAGTTTGACGCCAATTACCGTTTCTTTGACGCGCCCGTGGGTATTGTGGTCACTATTCAGCGCGACATGGGAGCCGGTTGCTTTATGGATCTTGGAATGGCGCTGATGAATTTCTTCCTGACCGCCGGGCACCTCGGCTATGGCTGTTGTGGTATTGGTGCATTAGCTAATTACGGCCGACATATTCATCAGTTACTGCAGTTACCCGATGAACAGCTGGTGGTGTGCGGAATTGCGCTGGGCAAAGCCGATACTGATGCACCAGTGAATCAGTTCCGTACCCGTCGCGCGGGTTTAGAGGAATTTACCACGCTGCATGGTTTTTCCGCACAGGAGGCAGAGTGA
- a CDS encoding AMP-binding protein — protein sequence MNINPLNVISFHGQLLADSQGEQPDALRRLLAAWQQGTTFRAINQAPWIETTEDEQYIECTTCGSSGLPKVIRRHRLSWQRTFEINRQLFSLTAADHSAVFGGLNHSLSLYGVCESLGLGMPVEVMVGMRPRNQVRLLADAGVTVLYITPTQLRLLTSSGDILPKVRLILCGGGKLDSKTRQRAAECFPDAAIHEFYGASETSFITLADQQTPEGSVGKAYPGVTIEIRHACQGIGEVWVSSPYLFRGYALGGSSETRSDGDFMTVGELGWLDEQGYLWLAGRRSRMVTIADQNVFPEAVENVISQRLEQGAVAVIACPDTQRGHLLHAFIQGESDPQLEKQLRSDITRQLGSAMVPRHFHFLAEFPLLNGGKADLQRLTALLNP from the coding sequence GTGAACATTAATCCCCTGAACGTTATCAGTTTTCACGGGCAGCTACTGGCGGACAGTCAGGGTGAACAACCCGATGCCCTGCGACGTTTGCTCGCAGCCTGGCAGCAGGGTACGACCTTTCGTGCCATTAACCAGGCTCCGTGGATTGAGACGACTGAAGATGAGCAATACATAGAATGTACTACCTGTGGAAGCAGTGGGTTGCCGAAAGTAATCCGCCGCCACCGGCTCTCCTGGCAGCGCACTTTTGAGATTAACCGGCAACTTTTTAGCCTGACCGCAGCTGATCATAGTGCGGTTTTTGGCGGGCTTAACCACTCTTTGTCGTTGTACGGAGTCTGTGAATCGCTGGGCCTGGGGATGCCGGTCGAAGTGATGGTGGGTATGCGACCGCGTAATCAGGTGCGGCTGCTGGCTGATGCCGGAGTGACCGTTCTCTATATTACTCCGACACAATTACGTCTGCTGACCAGCAGTGGTGATATTTTGCCTAAGGTGCGCCTGATTCTGTGTGGGGGTGGCAAACTGGACAGCAAAACCCGTCAGCGGGCGGCGGAATGCTTTCCGGACGCCGCTATCCATGAGTTCTACGGTGCCTCTGAAACCAGCTTTATCACGCTGGCAGACCAGCAGACACCGGAAGGGTCTGTCGGTAAAGCTTATCCGGGGGTAACTATTGAGATCCGCCATGCCTGTCAGGGGATTGGTGAGGTGTGGGTCAGCAGTCCCTATCTGTTCCGTGGCTATGCGTTAGGTGGCAGCAGTGAAACCCGCAGCGACGGTGATTTTATGACGGTCGGAGAACTGGGCTGGCTGGATGAGCAGGGATATCTGTGGCTGGCCGGACGCCGCAGCCGGATGGTCACTATCGCTGACCAGAATGTATTTCCTGAAGCAGTCGAAAACGTGATCAGCCAGCGGCTGGAACAGGGTGCCGTCGCGGTGATTGCCTGTCCTGATACGCAGCGTGGCCATCTGCTGCATGCATTTATCCAGGGTGAAAGCGACCCGCAGCTGGAAAAGCAGCTACGCAGTGATATCACCCGACAACTGGGAAGTGCGATGGTGCCACGACATTTTCATTTTCTGGCTGAATTTCCGTTACTGAATGGCGGGAAAGCAGATCTGCAACGTTTAACGGCGTTACTGAATCCATGA
- a CDS encoding c-type cytochrome: MKKLMLTAGSLLLLTAGYAHADSGGDSWDLVSKGRYIAQLGDCTACHTEPGHPLFSGGVAIETPFGKLVGANITPDPETGIGKWTFEDFQNAMRKGHSRDGQLLYGAMPFTAYTKVTTDDNRALWSYLQTVQPVNRVVNTNQLPFPFNIRTSLHVWDMLNFTEGEYKPDPKQSAEWNRGAYLVQGLGHCSTCHTPKNMLGGDKDSKFLQGGSLGVWFAPDITANTHSGIGQWTQQEIVEYLKTGANKYDIASGPMAEAVEHSTQYWKDEDLNAAAVYLKSLKNDSSQPQPLAADNGQMVNGKAIYADRCSACHVSQGQGVSHLFPQLANAPLVNAVDPASLIHVVLAGSRAGGTAAAPTAPAMPAFGWNMTDQNVADVLTYIRNSWGNAAPSVTASDVKNMRSTLEK; the protein is encoded by the coding sequence ATGAAAAAGTTAATGCTGACTGCCGGCAGTTTACTGTTGCTGACAGCCGGTTACGCACATGCTGACAGCGGTGGCGATTCCTGGGACCTGGTAAGTAAAGGCCGTTACATTGCGCAACTGGGTGACTGTACCGCCTGTCATACAGAGCCGGGACATCCTCTGTTTTCCGGCGGGGTCGCGATTGAGACACCTTTTGGAAAACTGGTAGGCGCGAATATTACCCCTGATCCGGAAACCGGCATTGGTAAATGGACCTTTGAAGACTTCCAGAACGCGATGCGTAAAGGCCACAGCCGTGACGGTCAGTTGCTTTACGGTGCCATGCCTTTCACGGCCTACACCAAAGTAACTACCGACGATAACCGGGCACTGTGGTCTTATCTGCAAACTGTTCAGCCGGTAAACCGGGTGGTTAACACCAACCAGTTGCCATTCCCGTTCAATATCCGTACTTCACTGCATGTCTGGGATATGCTGAATTTTACCGAAGGTGAATATAAGCCGGACCCTAAACAATCAGCCGAATGGAACCGGGGCGCTTATCTGGTTCAGGGTCTGGGGCATTGCAGTACCTGCCATACACCTAAAAATATGCTGGGTGGTGATAAAGACAGCAAGTTCCTGCAAGGCGGCTCACTGGGTGTCTGGTTTGCTCCGGATATTACCGCCAATACCCACAGCGGTATTGGTCAGTGGACCCAGCAGGAAATTGTCGAATACCTGAAAACCGGTGCTAATAAATACGATATCGCTTCAGGTCCGATGGCTGAAGCTGTAGAGCATTCGACTCAGTACTGGAAAGATGAAGACCTGAATGCGGCTGCGGTGTACCTGAAATCGCTGAAAAACGATAGTAGCCAACCACAACCTCTGGCGGCGGATAATGGCCAGATGGTGAATGGTAAAGCGATTTACGCGGACCGTTGCAGTGCCTGCCATGTGTCACAAGGTCAGGGAGTCTCACATCTGTTCCCGCAACTGGCTAATGCACCACTGGTTAATGCAGTCGACCCTGCATCACTGATTCATGTAGTGCTGGCGGGCAGTCGCGCCGGAGGGACCGCTGCGGCTCCAACGGCTCCTGCTATGCCTGCATTTGGCTGGAACATGACGGATCAGAACGTCGCCGATGTGCTGACCTATATTCGTAACAGTTGGGGGAATGCAGCACCGTCTGTCACCGCCAGCGATGTGAAGAATATGCGCAGTACTTTAGAGAAGTAA
- a CDS encoding GMC family oxidoreductase codes for MTKKLPATDVVIVGLGWAGSILAKELCDQGLNVIGLERGPWRDTAKDFNVATAPDELRYNAREELMLRPAQNTCTMRNNPSETALPMRFWGSFHPGNGTGGAGNHWAGITFRYQPADFRLASHLRERYGKEVDPALTLQDWGITWEEMEPFYDSFERVAGISGKAGNIKGSIIEGGNPFEGPRARDYPNPPNIQTIAQTFFAKTATEMGYKPFNVPSALASQGYTNQYGVTMGPCTYCGFCTNYGCANYSKASAIVNVLPAVVSMPNFEARTNCEVMEVLKDSSGKKATGVVYIDSNGERYEQPASIVIVAAFTFENVRLMLLSNVGVPYDPVTGKGTTGRNYCYQTANGVRLFFKDQIFNPFIGGGAIGMGIDEFNNDNFDHSGLGFVGGGSTRVTPIGAAPIASRPVPPGTPRWGSAWKKATVEHYLTNMSIGCEASSYPQRTNYLSLDPNYTDPHGRPLLRITFDFPDNDMRMAQYVTNKVGEIALRMNPVQIQKQPRTAPWANNDYQSSHVVGGFVMGADPSTSAVNKFCQVWDIPNLFVVGGSAVPNNPGYNPTGTVGALAFRTAHYIRTQYLKQPGEMMV; via the coding sequence ATGACAAAAAAACTCCCTGCCACTGATGTGGTGATTGTTGGCCTCGGCTGGGCCGGTTCAATTTTAGCCAAAGAACTCTGCGATCAGGGTCTGAATGTGATTGGTCTGGAACGTGGCCCGTGGCGCGATACTGCCAAAGATTTTAACGTAGCCACCGCGCCGGATGAATTGCGTTACAACGCCCGCGAGGAACTGATGCTCCGGCCGGCACAGAACACCTGTACCATGCGTAATAACCCTTCAGAAACTGCACTGCCAATGCGGTTCTGGGGCTCTTTCCACCCGGGTAACGGTACCGGTGGCGCCGGTAACCACTGGGCGGGTATTACTTTCCGCTATCAGCCTGCCGATTTCCGGCTGGCGAGCCATCTGCGTGAGCGCTACGGCAAAGAAGTTGATCCGGCTCTGACCTTACAGGACTGGGGGATCACCTGGGAAGAGATGGAACCCTTTTATGACTCTTTTGAACGGGTTGCCGGAATTTCAGGGAAAGCCGGTAACATCAAAGGCAGTATTATCGAAGGCGGAAACCCGTTCGAAGGTCCGCGCGCCCGTGATTATCCAAATCCGCCAAATATTCAGACCATTGCGCAAACATTCTTTGCCAAAACTGCCACCGAAATGGGTTACAAACCTTTTAACGTTCCTTCTGCACTGGCCTCTCAGGGTTATACCAACCAGTATGGTGTGACGATGGGCCCTTGTACCTATTGTGGTTTCTGTACCAACTACGGCTGCGCCAACTATTCGAAAGCCAGTGCTATCGTTAACGTTTTACCGGCAGTAGTCAGCATGCCCAACTTTGAAGCACGCACCAACTGTGAAGTCATGGAAGTTCTGAAAGACAGCAGCGGCAAAAAGGCTACCGGAGTGGTGTATATCGACAGTAATGGCGAACGTTATGAACAGCCAGCGTCTATCGTGATTGTGGCCGCCTTTACTTTTGAAAACGTGCGTCTGATGCTGCTGTCGAATGTTGGTGTGCCTTATGACCCTGTCACCGGCAAAGGAACTACCGGCCGTAACTACTGTTACCAGACAGCGAATGGTGTCCGTCTGTTCTTCAAAGATCAAATCTTCAACCCGTTTATCGGCGGTGGCGCCATCGGGATGGGAATCGACGAATTCAACAACGACAACTTTGATCACTCCGGATTAGGGTTTGTTGGCGGTGGTTCTACCCGGGTGACACCTATCGGTGCTGCACCTATTGCTTCGCGTCCGGTGCCGCCGGGCACTCCGCGCTGGGGATCGGCCTGGAAGAAAGCAACCGTGGAACATTATCTGACCAATATGAGTATTGGTTGCGAGGCCAGCAGCTATCCGCAGCGCACCAACTATCTGTCGCTCGATCCAAACTATACCGACCCGCATGGCCGGCCGTTATTACGGATAACGTTTGATTTCCCGGACAATGATATGCGGATGGCACAGTATGTCACCAATAAAGTTGGTGAAATTGCCTTACGTATGAATCCGGTGCAAATCCAGAAACAACCACGTACTGCCCCGTGGGCCAACAACGACTACCAGTCATCTCACGTGGTTGGCGGCTTTGTGATGGGCGCTGACCCGTCTACCAGTGCGGTCAATAAGTTTTGCCAGGTCTGGGATATTCCAAATCTGTTCGTGGTGGGTGGTTCTGCGGTTCCAAATAACCCCGGGTATAACCCGACCGGTACTGTTGGCGCCCTTGCCTTCCGTACCGCTCACTATATCCGTACTCAGTACCTCAAACAGCCCGGGGAGATGATGGTATGA
- a CDS encoding GMC family oxidoreductase: protein MSEQYSADVVVVGGGICGGTVAKELAEAGLSVLVLDAGPRWERGEVVENWRNLPPVNKSESDYATPYPAEPWAVHPQLYPYNNYPEVSGPDASAFRQGMIKGVGGTTWHWAASCWRFLPADMQLQTTYGVGRDWVVTYDEMEDYYYRAEVLIGVNGPNDTSLKYVAPRKKPFPMEPMPYGPADRRFTEVVATAGYENTPVPQGRNSRPYDGRPQCCGNNNCMPICPIGAMFNGIHSIIKAEKAGAKVLPNAVVYKFDTDENNNITALYYYDPDKNSHRVTARTFVLAGNGIETPKLLLMAANDRNPNGIANSSGMVGRNMMDHPGILMSFQSAEPIWTGGGSVQMSSITNYRDGDFRREHSAIQIGMNNTSQNHKAGVKALQMGLVGKKLDEEIRRRAACGMDIYVNHDILANPDNRLTLSTVHKDKLGIPYPHVTYDVGDYVRKAAVSSREHLMTIAKLFGATEIEMTPYFNPNNHIMGGTIGGHDPKDSVVDKWMRTHDHQNLYIASGGVMAAAGTVNSTLSMVALSLRATDSIKRDLQHG from the coding sequence ATGTCTGAACAATATAGCGCAGATGTGGTAGTTGTTGGTGGCGGTATTTGTGGTGGAACCGTGGCAAAAGAGCTGGCAGAAGCTGGTTTATCCGTACTGGTACTGGATGCAGGCCCTCGCTGGGAAAGAGGGGAAGTGGTAGAGAACTGGCGAAATCTGCCGCCAGTGAATAAATCTGAATCTGATTACGCAACGCCATATCCGGCGGAACCGTGGGCAGTTCATCCGCAGCTCTATCCATATAATAATTATCCGGAAGTTTCCGGTCCGGATGCTTCTGCATTTCGTCAGGGTATGATCAAAGGCGTCGGCGGGACAACCTGGCACTGGGCAGCTTCCTGCTGGCGTTTCCTGCCTGCAGATATGCAGCTCCAGACCACTTATGGTGTGGGCCGTGACTGGGTGGTGACTTATGACGAAATGGAAGATTATTACTATCGTGCCGAGGTGCTGATTGGTGTTAATGGCCCTAACGACACATCACTGAAGTACGTTGCTCCACGTAAAAAGCCATTCCCGATGGAGCCAATGCCATACGGTCCGGCCGATCGTCGGTTTACCGAAGTCGTGGCAACTGCCGGTTATGAAAACACCCCGGTACCCCAGGGACGTAACAGCCGGCCATATGACGGGCGTCCGCAGTGCTGCGGTAACAATAACTGTATGCCTATCTGTCCAATCGGCGCCATGTTCAATGGTATTCACAGTATTATTAAAGCCGAAAAAGCAGGTGCTAAGGTTCTGCCAAATGCGGTGGTCTATAAGTTTGATACCGACGAAAACAACAACATTACAGCGTTGTACTACTACGATCCGGACAAAAACTCGCACCGCGTAACAGCACGGACTTTTGTGCTGGCAGGTAACGGTATCGAAACACCGAAACTGCTGCTAATGGCGGCTAATGACCGTAACCCGAATGGTATCGCGAACAGTTCAGGAATGGTGGGGCGGAATATGATGGATCACCCGGGTATTCTGATGAGCTTCCAGTCAGCAGAGCCTATCTGGACCGGCGGTGGTTCGGTACAGATGAGTTCAATCACTAACTATCGTGATGGTGATTTCCGTCGTGAGCATTCGGCAATTCAGATCGGGATGAACAATACTTCTCAGAACCATAAAGCCGGGGTGAAAGCGCTGCAAATGGGGCTGGTAGGTAAGAAACTGGATGAGGAGATTCGTCGCCGGGCCGCCTGTGGAATGGATATCTATGTTAACCACGATATTCTGGCCAATCCGGACAACCGTCTGACACTCAGCACCGTGCATAAAGATAAACTGGGTATCCCATACCCGCATGTTACCTATGATGTGGGTGATTATGTGCGTAAGGCCGCGGTTTCATCCCGTGAGCATCTGATGACTATTGCCAAACTGTTTGGCGCGACCGAAATCGAAATGACTCCGTATTTTAACCCGAACAACCACATTATGGGCGGGACTATCGGGGGACATGATCCGAAAGATTCAGTGGTCGATAAATGGATGCGAACCCACGATCATCAGAACCTGTATATCGCTTCCGGTGGTGTGATGGCAGCCGCAGGGACTGTTAACTCAACCCTGAGTATGGTGGCGTTATCTTTGCGCGCTACTGACAGTATCAAACGCGATCTGCAACACGGTTAA
- a CDS encoding gluconate 2-dehydrogenase subunit 3 family protein yields the protein MSDPSSKGISRRRLLSGSAAGLTVAAVSSANATTITGIPRWMLFDHNSPITPTSPGLKFLTQEEATEVDAIVSQLIPADELSVSGKDAGCTVFIDRQLAGSYGDASRNYMRGPFREGTPAQGDQSPLVPRERYRLGLAGLSDYCQQKYQKLFSQLDSATRDEVLTGLEQGKINLTGISGKMFFDQVLTNTMEGFFSDPVYGGNRNMVSWKMIGFPGARYDYRDYLTKTDQKLDLVPISIMGSTAWNAKV from the coding sequence ATGTCTGATCCTTCATCGAAAGGGATTAGCCGGCGACGGCTGCTCTCTGGCTCTGCCGCAGGTTTAACCGTTGCCGCGGTAAGCAGTGCTAATGCCACCACTATCACCGGCATCCCTCGCTGGATGCTGTTTGACCATAACAGCCCCATCACTCCCACCAGCCCCGGCCTTAAGTTCCTGACTCAGGAAGAAGCGACTGAAGTGGATGCTATCGTCAGTCAGTTGATCCCTGCGGATGAGTTGTCGGTGAGCGGTAAAGATGCCGGTTGTACGGTATTTATCGACCGGCAACTGGCTGGCAGCTATGGCGATGCCAGCCGCAACTATATGCGTGGCCCTTTCCGGGAAGGAACTCCGGCCCAGGGTGATCAGTCTCCGTTAGTACCCCGCGAGCGTTACCGTCTTGGACTGGCGGGCTTGAGTGACTATTGCCAGCAAAAATACCAGAAACTGTTCAGCCAACTGGACAGCGCAACCCGGGATGAAGTGTTGACCGGACTGGAACAGGGAAAAATCAATCTTACCGGCATCAGCGGCAAGATGTTTTTTGATCAGGTTCTAACCAACACCATGGAGGGCTTCTTCTCCGATCCGGTGTATGGCGGCAACCGCAATATGGTCAGCTGGAAAATGATTGGTTTCCCTGGCGCTCGTTATGACTATCGCGACTATCTGACCAAAACCGATCAGAAACTGGATTTAGTCCCGATTTCCATCATGGGCAGCACCGCCTGGAACGCGAAGGTATAA
- a CDS encoding EamA family transporter: MWYLAIVTFLWGSSFSLTGHFLAGQVDSYFAVFIRTLAGTLIFLPFMVWRNLPARLVAGLWAAGALQFGVTYALSYQSYTMLTVPEMLLFTTQTPLYISLINNALERRFNPWTLLAAMFAVSGGIVIHYHPLTGHFWKGFWLLQLANLTFAAGQVLCRRLLLKYKPEVALPRLFGHFFLGAICITGPLYYLFGQQGHLPQTTAQWSVLIYLSVVATALGSYWLAKGSTLVSVATLSVFNELHVPVGLVINMLLWGNDVPLLRLAAGCCLIAIAIGINYRHPTRPRASAQPLPQPD, translated from the coding sequence GTGTGGTATCTTGCGATCGTTACCTTCCTCTGGGGATCCTCTTTCAGTCTGACCGGGCATTTTCTGGCGGGCCAGGTGGACAGTTACTTTGCCGTGTTCATCCGTACACTGGCAGGCACCCTGATTTTCCTGCCTTTTATGGTATGGCGCAATCTTCCTGCACGGCTGGTGGCAGGCCTGTGGGCAGCCGGTGCACTTCAGTTTGGCGTGACATATGCGTTGTCATACCAGAGTTATACCATGCTGACCGTACCGGAGATGCTGCTGTTTACCACCCAGACTCCGTTGTATATCAGCCTCATTAATAATGCTCTGGAAAGGCGCTTTAACCCGTGGACGCTGCTGGCAGCTATGTTTGCGGTTTCCGGTGGGATAGTGATTCACTACCATCCGCTCACCGGGCATTTCTGGAAAGGATTCTGGTTGTTGCAACTGGCGAATCTGACCTTCGCTGCCGGGCAGGTGCTGTGCCGTCGACTGCTGCTGAAATATAAGCCGGAAGTTGCCCTGCCAAGATTGTTTGGTCACTTCTTCCTTGGCGCTATCTGTATTACCGGACCGCTCTACTATCTGTTTGGTCAACAGGGCCATCTGCCACAAACTACCGCACAATGGTCAGTGCTTATTTATCTGAGTGTGGTGGCCACAGCACTAGGCAGTTACTGGCTGGCCAAAGGCAGTACGCTGGTTTCCGTGGCTACTTTGTCGGTGTTTAACGAGCTGCATGTGCCCGTCGGCCTGGTGATTAATATGCTGCTGTGGGGCAATGATGTTCCGCTGCTGCGACTGGCGGCTGGTTGTTGTTTAATTGCTATCGCGATCGGTATTAATTACCGACACCCTACCCGTCCCCGGGCATCAGCTCAGCCCCTTCCTCAGCCTGACTGA
- a CDS encoding thiolase family protein, which yields MSAIIAALRTAVVPRGGAFNELLPHQLAELVIRALLSQTGIAAAEVSQLVMANSLGAGGNPARVAALAAGLDHVSGLSIDTQCAGGLDAVALAAALVDAGTAEIVIAGGAESYSRRPLRAKTFADQRPAEFYTRPSFTPDPEADPDMTMAAGELADRFHLTRQEQDQFAIDSHHKALAAASRLTAEIVPLAGVTGDVYPRALSLRLAQRTPALAGTVSLASTAVEADGAAFCVVVSDKTAARLGCGFALTVAGYQTLGADTRLPGYAPVEAIRRLFERNPQYQPQHCLTEMMEAYAAQAMVCIRQSGLAMDNVNVGGGALARGHPIGASGAVLLCRMFHELRQRNGQTGLCAIAAAGGLGSAMLLSPWGTQG from the coding sequence ATGAGTGCCATCATTGCGGCCTTACGGACTGCGGTGGTTCCGCGCGGCGGAGCATTCAACGAGTTATTGCCCCACCAGCTGGCAGAACTGGTGATCCGCGCTCTGTTATCGCAGACCGGCATTGCTGCTGCAGAAGTGTCGCAGTTAGTTATGGCAAATTCGCTGGGCGCGGGCGGTAATCCGGCACGGGTCGCCGCGCTGGCTGCCGGGCTGGACCATGTTTCCGGGCTGAGTATTGATACCCAGTGTGCCGGCGGACTGGACGCGGTAGCGCTTGCCGCGGCACTGGTCGATGCAGGGACCGCAGAAATTGTGATTGCCGGAGGCGCAGAGAGTTATTCACGTCGCCCGCTGCGGGCCAAAACATTTGCTGATCAGCGACCTGCCGAGTTTTATACCCGCCCGTCGTTTACACCCGATCCCGAAGCGGATCCGGACATGACTATGGCTGCCGGTGAACTGGCCGACCGTTTTCATCTTACGCGGCAGGAACAGGACCAGTTTGCTATCGACAGTCATCATAAAGCGTTAGCTGCGGCCAGCCGGTTAACTGCAGAGATTGTGCCACTGGCCGGGGTGACCGGTGATGTCTACCCCCGGGCTCTCAGCCTGCGGCTGGCACAACGCACTCCGGCATTAGCCGGTACGGTCAGTCTGGCGTCCACTGCCGTTGAAGCCGATGGTGCTGCTTTCTGTGTGGTGGTTTCGGATAAGACTGCAGCCCGATTAGGCTGTGGGTTTGCTTTAACAGTCGCGGGATATCAGACGCTGGGGGCAGATACCCGGTTACCCGGTTATGCGCCGGTGGAAGCTATTCGTCGGTTGTTTGAGCGTAATCCTCAGTATCAGCCACAACACTGTCTAACTGAAATGATGGAAGCCTATGCAGCGCAGGCCATGGTTTGTATTCGGCAGAGTGGCCTGGCGATGGACAATGTAAATGTCGGAGGAGGGGCACTGGCCAGAGGCCATCCGATTGGTGCTTCAGGTGCGGTTCTGTTGTGCAGAATGTTTCATGAACTCAGACAACGTAACGGGCAAACCGGGTTATGTGCTATCGCGGCGGCCGGAGGGCTGGGGTCAGCAATGCTGCTTTCCCCGTGGGGAACACAGGGTTAA
- a CDS encoding IS4 family transposase: protein MELSQALGIINLTAPEEVQSLSDLLSPDLIRQAFSLTDTVTLRKRKLPLESMVWLVIGMAIFNNKPMSHIVNLMDIVDRTGRSFTAPSSVIARRKTLGEDAIRVLFDLTQQHWHEEARHPLWHGLTLNAVDGVVWHTRDTPENAEAFGKASNQHGERGYPQVRMVCLMELSSHLLRASVSGRYDINEMRLAAQLAENAPDNSITLFDKGFYSLGLLHDWHNAGENRHWLTPLKKNTQYEVVRKLGRQDELIRLKTTPQARKQWKGLPEELIVRLIRRKVNGTERQVVTSMTDAMRYPATDVAELYKHRWEIELGYREAKQFLLGNRWTLRSRLPDLVKQELWGILLTYNLVRYQMIKMAFSLKGNYLPYQLSFSGAVSEILRLLIGLPWASPGAIPGHLKHFYSNAGMLKLPPRREREYVREVREKRSKYPFKNNAGHLK from the coding sequence ATGGAACTTTCGCAAGCTCTCGGCATTATTAATCTCACTGCTCCCGAAGAAGTACAGAGCCTCTCTGACCTGCTCTCTCCTGACCTCATCCGACAGGCGTTTTCCCTCACTGATACCGTCACGCTGCGTAAGCGTAAACTTCCCCTTGAGTCGATGGTCTGGCTGGTTATCGGTATGGCCATATTCAACAATAAGCCCATGAGCCATATCGTGAATTTGATGGATATTGTTGACCGGACCGGACGGTCATTTACCGCACCCAGCTCTGTGATTGCCCGCCGAAAAACACTGGGCGAAGATGCCATCCGGGTCCTGTTTGATCTCACTCAACAACACTGGCACGAAGAAGCCAGACATCCTCTCTGGCACGGGTTGACGCTTAATGCTGTTGATGGCGTTGTCTGGCATACCCGGGACACTCCTGAAAATGCAGAGGCCTTCGGCAAAGCATCTAATCAGCATGGTGAACGCGGTTATCCTCAGGTTCGTATGGTGTGTCTGATGGAACTCAGCAGCCATCTGCTGCGTGCAAGTGTGTCAGGTCGCTACGATATCAACGAAATGCGGCTGGCCGCTCAGCTGGCAGAAAATGCACCGGATAACAGTATTACGCTGTTTGATAAGGGCTTTTACTCTTTAGGGTTGTTACATGACTGGCATAATGCAGGTGAAAATCGCCACTGGCTAACGCCGCTGAAAAAGAACACTCAGTATGAAGTGGTACGAAAGCTCGGCAGGCAGGACGAACTGATACGACTGAAAACCACGCCTCAGGCCAGAAAGCAATGGAAAGGCCTGCCGGAAGAACTCATAGTGAGGCTAATCAGGCGGAAAGTGAACGGGACGGAACGGCAGGTAGTCACTTCCATGACAGATGCGATGCGTTATCCGGCGACTGACGTGGCAGAACTTTATAAGCATCGCTGGGAAATCGAGCTGGGATATCGTGAGGCAAAGCAGTTTTTACTGGGAAACCGCTGGACGCTGAGAAGCCGGTTGCCCGATCTGGTGAAGCAGGAGTTATGGGGAATACTGCTGACGTATAACCTGGTGCGTTACCAGATGATTAAAATGGCGTTCAGCCTGAAAGGAAATTACCTGCCTTACCAGTTGAGCTTCAGCGGTGCAGTATCAGAGATATTACGGCTACTGATCGGTCTGCCGTGGGCTTCACCGGGAGCCATCCCGGGTCACCTTAAACACTTTTACAGTAATGCCGGGATGCTGAAACTGCCACCACGACGAGAACGGGAATATGTGAGAGAAGTGAGGGAGAAAAGGTCGAAATATCCCTTTAAAAACAATGCCGGTCACCTTAAGTGA